The nucleotide window CTTGGCATTTTCAAAAAAACTTGAAACTAAACTCCTCAGCTCAAAGAATATTTTCCTTATGAACacaatgttaatattttttatcttttcatTGTCTATCCAAATATTTCATTGCCTTTGGGGCCTACTATACTAAGGTTAATCCTGAGAGCGACCAAACAGTTTCCAAACAAGTCTATGCTGAAAGCAAACCTTGTGAAATAGAACAATATTTCACAAGGTCAGCCCTAATACTAAGGCTTCTGTAACATTTAATTTTCACAATGCACCAAGCCTGTGTTTCActaagtgtgtatgtatgtgtgtatgtgtgtatggtgtatgtatgttgtatgtatgattatgtatgtatgtatgtatgtatgtatgtatacgtatgtatgtatacgtatgtatgtatgtatgtatgtatttgtgtgtgaaacaaaCATTAATAAGCTACCAGCTTGGCATGCAATTATGGCATGCTTAAATGGTAGAGTGAAGCATAAtacttaaataaacaaaaagcccacggaaaaaaaagtatatatttcaTGAATGCATAATCATCACTGCAAGGAGACTTCAACTGTGTGTTAAGCCCATTAAGGTTATTCACTTGAGGTCTAGCCTGGACATTCCCATGATGCCAGTCCTTTCATATCAGACCTTGCCCTTAAATCGTGTCTCCAATGTAAACCTCACACCAGATATTGCCTTTACAAggcctcatcatcgtcatcccAGTGTCACCACattgggatgatgatgatggaggctTGAAACCCATTGAGGTCTTTGGTGAGGTGTAGCCATGGCGACGCTTGAAACCCATCCCCGACCTCAAGAAcagggacagcagcagcagcaaagcTTCCTGCACGGGTTGTCCTTCTTGTACTTGACCGCCAGCCGGATCTGCTCGTTGGCCTTGGTGACGTAGTCCTGCGTGGCAGACACGTTGGCCTGGATGTTGTCCAGCATGAAGCCCTGCTCCTCCACGAGCAGGGCCATCTGGAAGAAGAGCTCCCTCACCTCGCCGATGCggccctccagctccaccagctcCCTGTGCCGCTGCTCGATCTCCGTCAGCGCCAGGCGGGCGCCCGTACGGCCGTCGGTGAGCAGGTTCTCACTGAAGGCGCCCCACTCGCCCGTCTGGATCATGTCTTCTATCTGCTCCCAGCTCAGCTCCTGGCCCATGATCTCGGCCTGCCGCTGGATGCGGGCCTTGCAGTTCTCCCTCTGGAGGACCTCGGCGTCGTTGTACTCGGACAGCGCTTGGTGGAAGGCGCCGGTCAGCGAGACGTACTGGGAGCGCACCATGCGCACCAGGGCCGAGGCGGGGccgtgctcctcctccagcgcctTGCTGCGCGCCTCCAGCTTTTCCAGGCGGGCGTACGTCAGCTCCGCCCTCTTCTTGATGTCCCGCCCCAGGGCGTTGGAGTCCCTCTTGATGCTGCTGAGGCGCCTCACCGAGGTGAGGAACCGGGTGTTCTGCTTGCCCAGGTTCTTCACGTTCATCCGCAGCTGGCTCACCTCCAGCCGGAGGGCCCGCACCTCCTTGAAGAAGCTCTCCATGGCGTCCTCTCCCTCGAACAGCATCACAGTCTGCTCCTGGTTCTCGTCGACTGTGGAGCTGAAGCTCTGCTCCTCAGGCCAGGGGCCAGGAGGTTTTTGGCGGGCAACTTGCAGCTCGCTCAGTCGGTCCCTCATCTCAGCCGCAGAGTGCTCTGGAACACATCATCATACATTATCTCTGGCCCTGAACAAAACTCTGCACATATCAGGTAAAAATATAATCGTTTCTTAACAGCAATAGGAAGACACTACAACCAAACCACTCTCATGTAACAATCTTAGGTTTAGTTCATTGaatgttaaattaattaaacatttttaaacatgacatttttgtaaatgaaaacaaaacgtTATTTTCAGAGTTGCAACGTTCtctcaacccacacacacagtaggtctATATTACAGGGAA belongs to Gadus chalcogrammus isolate NIFS_2021 chromosome 5, NIFS_Gcha_1.0, whole genome shotgun sequence and includes:
- the LOC130382813 gene encoding syntaxin-11-like — protein: MRDRLSELQVARQKPPGPWPEEQSFSSTVDENQEQTVMLFEGEDAMESFFKEVRALRLEVSQLRMNVKNLGKQNTRFLTSVRRLSSIKRDSNALGRDIKKRAELTYARLEKLEARSKALEEEHGPASALVRMVRSQYVSLTGAFHQALSEYNDAEVLQRENCKARIQRQAEIMGQELSWEQIEDMIQTGEWGAFSENLLTDGRTGARLALTEIEQRHRELVELEGRIGEVRELFFQMALLVEEQGFMLDNIQANVSATQDYVTKANEQIRLAVKYKKDNPCRKLCCCCCPCS